The Hypomesus transpacificus isolate Combined female chromosome 3, fHypTra1, whole genome shotgun sequence genome has a window encoding:
- the mark3a gene encoding MAP/microtubule affinity-regulating kinase 3a isoform X6: MVTFSSTRITIHTFLVCWNKQTGLILLVIQSVNCLPPISLDLRRTHLPLFNDTPLTQSILVESIGVRGSMSYPHKNERVIWFNAIQIAKTKMTETQSTNRNRTSIHTSQSRQEVTTRPARSGVRARNSGADEQPYVGNYRLLKTIGKGNFAKVKLARHILTGREVAIKIIDKTQLNPNSLQKLFREVRIMKILNHPNIVKLFEVIETERTLYLVMEYASGGEVFDYLVAHGRMKEKEARAKFRQIVSAVQYCHQKHIVHRDLKAENLLLDADMNIKIADFGFSNEFTMGSKLDTFCGSPPYAAPELFQGKKYDGPEVDVWSLGVILYTLVSGSLPFDGQNLKELRERVLRGKYRIPFYMSTDCENLLKRFLVLNPAKRGTLEVREDAENQIMKDRWINAGSEEDELKPFIEPVLDITDQKRIDVMVGMGYTLEEIQDSLAKMKYDEITATYLLLGRKSPEMEVSDSTSNSNLSLAKPRPTSELNGQSPSHLKVQRSSSSSNQKQRRYSEQVGPNAGAAHPKRSQTAVAESSIKEEGGVSLRKPSTPGGRGIPPSSPLLGNANNPNKADIPDRKKGATTGPNNTTASAGMSRRNTYVCSDRNNTDRLSVIPNGKENSEAVPPAQPNPVASTHSITSSTTPDRLRFPRGTASRNTFHGGQLRDRRTATYNGPPASPTLSHDAAPLSQTRSRGTSNLFSKLTSKLTRSRHVPGDQKGETKAHKPRPLRFTWSMRTTSSMEACDIMREIRKVLDANNCDYEQQDNFLLLCVHGDGHAENLVQWEMEVCKLPRLSLNGVRFKRISGSSIAFKNIASKVSNELKL, from the exons ATGGTTACTTTTTCAAGTACGCGAATAACCATACACACCTTTCTGGTTTGTTGGAACAAGCAAACTGGTTTAATATTGTTAGTCATTCAAAGTGTGAATTGCTTGCCTCCCATTAGTTTGGACTTGCGTAgaacccacctccccctgttCAATGACACTCCTCTGACACAGTCCATTCTCGTTGAGAGCATCGGGGTGAGAGGATCCATGAGCTACCCCCACAAAAACGAGAGAGTTATCTGGTTCAATGCCATTCAAATTGCCAAAACGAAAATGACAGAAACTCAGTCAACAAATAGGAATCGTACCAGTATT CACACGTCTCAGAGCCGTCAGGAGGTCACCACGCGCCCTGCCCGCTCCGGTGTTCGCGCCCGCAACTCTGGTGCGGATGAGCAACCGTATGTGGGGAACTACCGTCTCCTGAAGACCATCGGGAAGGGGAACTTTGCCAAGGTCAAGCTTGCCCGACACATCCtcacagggagagag GTAGCAATAAAGATTATCGATAAGACACAACTGAATCCCAACAGCCTTCAAAAG CTGTTCAGAGAAGTGAGAATCATGAAGATCTTGAATCACCCAAATATAG ttaaGCTTTTCGAGGTGATTGAAACGGAGAGGACCCTGTATCTGGTGATGGAGTACGCAAGTGGAG GAGAGGTGTTCGACTACCTCGTAGCACACGGAAGAATGAAGGAAAAAGAGGCCAGGGCTAAATTTAGACAG atcGTATCCGCTGTGCAGTACTGCCACCAGAAGCACATTGTTCACAGAGACCTTAAG GCTGAGAACTTGCTCCTGGACGCCGACATGAACATCAAGATCGCCGACTTCGGCTTCAGCAACGAGTTCACGATGGGCAGCAAGCTGGACACCTTCTGCGGCTCTCCTCCCTATGCCGCCCCGGAGCTCTTCCAGGGGAAGAAGTACGACGGGCCTGAGGTGGACGTGTGGAGCCTGGGGGTCATCCTCTACACGCTGGTCAGCGGATCCCTGCCCTTCGACGGGCAGAACCTCAAG gagctgagagagagggtcCTGAGGGGGAAGTACCGCATCCCCTTCTACATGTCCACTGACTGCGAGAACCTCCTGAAGCGCTTCCTGGTCCTCAACCCAGCCAAGAGGGGGActctggaggtgagggaggacgCCGAAAAC cAAATCATGAAGGATCGCTGGATTAACGCCGGCTCAGAGGAGGACGAACTGAAGCCTTTTATCGAACCAGTACTGGACATCACTGACCAGAAGAGAATAG ACGTGATGGTGGGGATGGGCTACACCCTGGAGGAGATCCAAGACTCTCTGGCCAAGATGAAGTATGATGAGATCACCGCCACCTACCTTCTGCTGGGCAGGAAGTCACCCGAG ATGGAGGTCTCTGACTCCACCTCCAACAGTAACTTGTCCCTGGCCAAGCCCCGGCCCACGAGCGAGCTCAACGGCCAATCGCCATCGCACCTGAAGGTCCAGAGGAGCTCTTCCTCATCCAATCAGAAGCAGAGGCGCTACAGCGAGCAGG ttgGTCCGAACGCGGGGGCGGCTCACCCCAAGAGGAGCCAGACGGCCGTGGCGGAGAGCAGCATCAAAGAGGAGGGAGGCGTGTCGCTCCGCAAGCCCAGCACCCCGGGGGGGCGTGGGatacccccctccagccccctgctggGCAACGCCAACAACCCCAACAAAGCGGACATCCCAGACCGCAAGAAGGGGGCCACCACGGGCCCCAAC aaCACTACTGCCTCGGCCGGCATGAGCAGGAGGAACACATACGTGTGCAGCGACAGGAACAACACAGACCGTCTGTCAGTCATTCCCAACGGGAAGGAGAACAG tgaAGCTGTGCCCCCTGCCCAGCCTAACCCGGTGGCTTCCACCCACAGCATCACCAGCTCCACCACGCCCGACAGACTACGTTTCCCACGAGGCACGGCGAGCCGCAACACCTTCCACGGGGGCCAGCTGAGGGACCGTCGCACGGCCACGTACAACGGGCCCCCGGCATCGCCCACGCTGTCCCACGACGCCGCGCCGCTGTCCCAGACGCGCAGCCGCGGCACCAGCAACCTGTTCTCCAAGCTCACCTCCAAACTGACCCGCAG TCGCCATGTACCTGGGGATCAGAAAGGGGAAACTAAAGCCCATAAACCCCGCCCCCTCAGATTCACTTGGAGTATGAGGACCACCAGCTCCATGGAGGCCTGCGATATCATGCGGGAGATTCGCAAGGTGCTCGACGCAAACAACTGCGATTACGAACAGCAGGACAACTTCCTGCTGCTGTGCGTCCATGGCGACGGCCACGCGGAGAATCTTGTCCAATGGGAGATGGAGGTGTGCAAGCTTCCACGACTGTCCCTCAACGGAGTGAGATTCAAGAGGATATCAGGATCATCCATCGCGTTTAAAAACATTGCTTCCAAAGTTTCAAACGAGTTAAAGCTATAA
- the mark3a gene encoding MAP/microtubule affinity-regulating kinase 3a isoform X16: protein MSAKTPLPTVNEKETESHTSQSRQEVTTRPARSGVRARNSGADEQPYVGNYRLLKTIGKGNFAKVKLARHILTGREVAIKIIDKTQLNPNSLQKLFREVRIMKILNHPNIVKLFEVIETERTLYLVMEYASGGEVFDYLVAHGRMKEKEARAKFRQIVSAVQYCHQKHIVHRDLKAENLLLDADMNIKIADFGFSNEFTMGSKLDTFCGSPPYAAPELFQGKKYDGPEVDVWSLGVILYTLVSGSLPFDGQNLKELRERVLRGKYRIPFYMSTDCENLLKRFLVLNPAKRGTLEQIMKDRWINAGSEEDELKPFIEPVLDITDQKRIDVMVGMGYTLEEIQDSLAKMKYDEITATYLLLGRKSPEMEVSDSTSNSNLSLAKPRPTSELNGQSPSHLKVQRSSSSSNQKQRRYSEQVGPNAGAAHPKRSQTAVAESSIKEEGGVSLRKPSTPGGRGIPPSSPLLGNANNPNKADIPDRKKGATTGPNNTTASAGMSRRNTYVCSDRNNTDRLSVIPNGKENSEAVPPAQPNPVASTHSITSSTTPDRLRFPRGTASRNTFHGGQLRDRRTATYNGPPASPTLSHDAAPLSQTRSRGTSNLFSKLTSKLTRSRHVPGDQKGETKAHKPRPLRFTWSMRTTSSMEACDIMREIRKVLDANNCDYEQQDNFLLLCVHGDGHAENLVQWEMEVCKLPRLSLNGVRFKRISGSSIAFKNIASKVSNELKL, encoded by the exons ATGTCAGCAAAAACGCCATTACCTACTGTAAACGAGAAGGAGACGGAAAGT CACACGTCTCAGAGCCGTCAGGAGGTCACCACGCGCCCTGCCCGCTCCGGTGTTCGCGCCCGCAACTCTGGTGCGGATGAGCAACCGTATGTGGGGAACTACCGTCTCCTGAAGACCATCGGGAAGGGGAACTTTGCCAAGGTCAAGCTTGCCCGACACATCCtcacagggagagag GTAGCAATAAAGATTATCGATAAGACACAACTGAATCCCAACAGCCTTCAAAAG CTGTTCAGAGAAGTGAGAATCATGAAGATCTTGAATCACCCAAATATAG ttaaGCTTTTCGAGGTGATTGAAACGGAGAGGACCCTGTATCTGGTGATGGAGTACGCAAGTGGAG GAGAGGTGTTCGACTACCTCGTAGCACACGGAAGAATGAAGGAAAAAGAGGCCAGGGCTAAATTTAGACAG atcGTATCCGCTGTGCAGTACTGCCACCAGAAGCACATTGTTCACAGAGACCTTAAG GCTGAGAACTTGCTCCTGGACGCCGACATGAACATCAAGATCGCCGACTTCGGCTTCAGCAACGAGTTCACGATGGGCAGCAAGCTGGACACCTTCTGCGGCTCTCCTCCCTATGCCGCCCCGGAGCTCTTCCAGGGGAAGAAGTACGACGGGCCTGAGGTGGACGTGTGGAGCCTGGGGGTCATCCTCTACACGCTGGTCAGCGGATCCCTGCCCTTCGACGGGCAGAACCTCAAG gagctgagagagagggtcCTGAGGGGGAAGTACCGCATCCCCTTCTACATGTCCACTGACTGCGAGAACCTCCTGAAGCGCTTCCTGGTCCTCAACCCAGCCAAGAGGGGGActctggag cAAATCATGAAGGATCGCTGGATTAACGCCGGCTCAGAGGAGGACGAACTGAAGCCTTTTATCGAACCAGTACTGGACATCACTGACCAGAAGAGAATAG ACGTGATGGTGGGGATGGGCTACACCCTGGAGGAGATCCAAGACTCTCTGGCCAAGATGAAGTATGATGAGATCACCGCCACCTACCTTCTGCTGGGCAGGAAGTCACCCGAG ATGGAGGTCTCTGACTCCACCTCCAACAGTAACTTGTCCCTGGCCAAGCCCCGGCCCACGAGCGAGCTCAACGGCCAATCGCCATCGCACCTGAAGGTCCAGAGGAGCTCTTCCTCATCCAATCAGAAGCAGAGGCGCTACAGCGAGCAGG ttgGTCCGAACGCGGGGGCGGCTCACCCCAAGAGGAGCCAGACGGCCGTGGCGGAGAGCAGCATCAAAGAGGAGGGAGGCGTGTCGCTCCGCAAGCCCAGCACCCCGGGGGGGCGTGGGatacccccctccagccccctgctggGCAACGCCAACAACCCCAACAAAGCGGACATCCCAGACCGCAAGAAGGGGGCCACCACGGGCCCCAAC aaCACTACTGCCTCGGCCGGCATGAGCAGGAGGAACACATACGTGTGCAGCGACAGGAACAACACAGACCGTCTGTCAGTCATTCCCAACGGGAAGGAGAACAG tgaAGCTGTGCCCCCTGCCCAGCCTAACCCGGTGGCTTCCACCCACAGCATCACCAGCTCCACCACGCCCGACAGACTACGTTTCCCACGAGGCACGGCGAGCCGCAACACCTTCCACGGGGGCCAGCTGAGGGACCGTCGCACGGCCACGTACAACGGGCCCCCGGCATCGCCCACGCTGTCCCACGACGCCGCGCCGCTGTCCCAGACGCGCAGCCGCGGCACCAGCAACCTGTTCTCCAAGCTCACCTCCAAACTGACCCGCAG TCGCCATGTACCTGGGGATCAGAAAGGGGAAACTAAAGCCCATAAACCCCGCCCCCTCAGATTCACTTGGAGTATGAGGACCACCAGCTCCATGGAGGCCTGCGATATCATGCGGGAGATTCGCAAGGTGCTCGACGCAAACAACTGCGATTACGAACAGCAGGACAACTTCCTGCTGCTGTGCGTCCATGGCGACGGCCACGCGGAGAATCTTGTCCAATGGGAGATGGAGGTGTGCAAGCTTCCACGACTGTCCCTCAACGGAGTGAGATTCAAGAGGATATCAGGATCATCCATCGCGTTTAAAAACATTGCTTCCAAAGTTTCAAACGAGTTAAAGCTATAA
- the mark3a gene encoding MAP/microtubule affinity-regulating kinase 3a isoform X17, whose protein sequence is MSAKTPLPTVNEKETESHTSQSRQEVTTRPARSGVRARNSGADEQPYVGNYRLLKTIGKGNFAKVKLARHILTGREVAIKIIDKTQLNPNSLQKLFREVRIMKILNHPNIVKLFEVIETERTLYLVMEYASGGEVFDYLVAHGRMKEKEARAKFRQIVSAVQYCHQKHIVHRDLKAENLLLDADMNIKIADFGFSNEFTMGSKLDTFCGSPPYAAPELFQGKKYDGPEVDVWSLGVILYTLVSGSLPFDGQNLKELRERVLRGKYRIPFYMSTDCENLLKRFLVLNPAKRGTLEQIMKDRWINAGSEEDELKPFIEPVLDITDQKRIDVMVGMGYTLEEIQDSLAKMKYDEITATYLLLGRKSPEMEVSDSTSNSNLSLAKPRPTSELNGQSPSHLKVQRSSSSSNQKQRRYSEQVGPNAGAAHPKRSQTAVAESSIKEEGGVSLRKPSTPGGRGIPPSSPLLGNANNPNKADIPDRKKGATTGPNNTTASAGMSRRNTYVCSDRNNTDRLSVIPNGKENSEAVPPAQPNPVASTHSITSSTTPDRLRFPRGTASRNTFHGGQLRDRRTATYNGPPASPTLSHDAAPLSQTRSRGTSNLFSKLTSKLTRRNMSFRFTKSRHVPGDQKGETKAHKPRPLRFTWSMRTTSSMEACDIMREIRKVLDANNCDYEQQDNFLLLCVHGDGHAENLVQWEMEVCKLPRLSLNGVRFKRISGSSIAFKNIASKVSNELKL, encoded by the exons ATGTCAGCAAAAACGCCATTACCTACTGTAAACGAGAAGGAGACGGAAAGT CACACGTCTCAGAGCCGTCAGGAGGTCACCACGCGCCCTGCCCGCTCCGGTGTTCGCGCCCGCAACTCTGGTGCGGATGAGCAACCGTATGTGGGGAACTACCGTCTCCTGAAGACCATCGGGAAGGGGAACTTTGCCAAGGTCAAGCTTGCCCGACACATCCtcacagggagagag GTAGCAATAAAGATTATCGATAAGACACAACTGAATCCCAACAGCCTTCAAAAG CTGTTCAGAGAAGTGAGAATCATGAAGATCTTGAATCACCCAAATATAG ttaaGCTTTTCGAGGTGATTGAAACGGAGAGGACCCTGTATCTGGTGATGGAGTACGCAAGTGGAG GAGAGGTGTTCGACTACCTCGTAGCACACGGAAGAATGAAGGAAAAAGAGGCCAGGGCTAAATTTAGACAG atcGTATCCGCTGTGCAGTACTGCCACCAGAAGCACATTGTTCACAGAGACCTTAAG GCTGAGAACTTGCTCCTGGACGCCGACATGAACATCAAGATCGCCGACTTCGGCTTCAGCAACGAGTTCACGATGGGCAGCAAGCTGGACACCTTCTGCGGCTCTCCTCCCTATGCCGCCCCGGAGCTCTTCCAGGGGAAGAAGTACGACGGGCCTGAGGTGGACGTGTGGAGCCTGGGGGTCATCCTCTACACGCTGGTCAGCGGATCCCTGCCCTTCGACGGGCAGAACCTCAAG gagctgagagagagggtcCTGAGGGGGAAGTACCGCATCCCCTTCTACATGTCCACTGACTGCGAGAACCTCCTGAAGCGCTTCCTGGTCCTCAACCCAGCCAAGAGGGGGActctggag cAAATCATGAAGGATCGCTGGATTAACGCCGGCTCAGAGGAGGACGAACTGAAGCCTTTTATCGAACCAGTACTGGACATCACTGACCAGAAGAGAATAG ACGTGATGGTGGGGATGGGCTACACCCTGGAGGAGATCCAAGACTCTCTGGCCAAGATGAAGTATGATGAGATCACCGCCACCTACCTTCTGCTGGGCAGGAAGTCACCCGAG ATGGAGGTCTCTGACTCCACCTCCAACAGTAACTTGTCCCTGGCCAAGCCCCGGCCCACGAGCGAGCTCAACGGCCAATCGCCATCGCACCTGAAGGTCCAGAGGAGCTCTTCCTCATCCAATCAGAAGCAGAGGCGCTACAGCGAGCAGG ttgGTCCGAACGCGGGGGCGGCTCACCCCAAGAGGAGCCAGACGGCCGTGGCGGAGAGCAGCATCAAAGAGGAGGGAGGCGTGTCGCTCCGCAAGCCCAGCACCCCGGGGGGGCGTGGGatacccccctccagccccctgctggGCAACGCCAACAACCCCAACAAAGCGGACATCCCAGACCGCAAGAAGGGGGCCACCACGGGCCCCAAC aaCACTACTGCCTCGGCCGGCATGAGCAGGAGGAACACATACGTGTGCAGCGACAGGAACAACACAGACCGTCTGTCAGTCATTCCCAACGGGAAGGAGAACAG tgaAGCTGTGCCCCCTGCCCAGCCTAACCCGGTGGCTTCCACCCACAGCATCACCAGCTCCACCACGCCCGACAGACTACGTTTCCCACGAGGCACGGCGAGCCGCAACACCTTCCACGGGGGCCAGCTGAGGGACCGTCGCACGGCCACGTACAACGGGCCCCCGGCATCGCCCACGCTGTCCCACGACGCCGCGCCGCTGTCCCAGACGCGCAGCCGCGGCACCAGCAACCTGTTCTCCAAGCTCACCTCCAAACTGACCCGCAG AAACATGTCATTCAGGTTTACCAAAAG TCGCCATGTACCTGGGGATCAGAAAGGGGAAACTAAAGCCCATAAACCCCGCCCCCTCAGATTCACTTGGAGTATGAGGACCACCAGCTCCATGGAGGCCTGCGATATCATGCGGGAGATTCGCAAGGTGCTCGACGCAAACAACTGCGATTACGAACAGCAGGACAACTTCCTGCTGCTGTGCGTCCATGGCGACGGCCACGCGGAGAATCTTGTCCAATGGGAGATGGAGGTGTGCAAGCTTCCACGACTGTCCCTCAACGGAGTGAGATTCAAGAGGATATCAGGATCATCCATCGCGTTTAAAAACATTGCTTCCAAAGTTTCAAACGAGTTAAAGCTATAA
- the mark3a gene encoding MAP/microtubule affinity-regulating kinase 3a isoform X14 translates to MSAKTPLPTVNEKETESHTSQSRQEVTTRPARSGVRARNSGADEQPYVGNYRLLKTIGKGNFAKVKLARHILTGREVAIKIIDKTQLNPNSLQKLFREVRIMKILNHPNIVKLFEVIETERTLYLVMEYASGGEVFDYLVAHGRMKEKEARAKFRQIVSAVQYCHQKHIVHRDLKAENLLLDADMNIKIADFGFSNEFTMGSKLDTFCGSPPYAAPELFQGKKYDGPEVDVWSLGVILYTLVSGSLPFDGQNLKELRERVLRGKYRIPFYMSTDCENLLKRFLVLNPAKRGTLEQIMKDRWINAGSEEDELKPFIEPVLDITDQKRIDVMVGMGYTLEEIQDSLAKMKYDEITATYLLLGRKSPEMEVSDSTSNSNLSLAKPRPTSELNGQSPSHLKVQRSSSSSNQKQRRYSEQVGPNAGAAHPKRSQTAVAESSIKEEGGVSLRKPSTPGGRGIPPSSPLLGNANNPNKADIPDRKKGATTGPNNTTASAGMSRRNTYVCSDRNNTDRLSVIPNGKENSEAVPPAQPNPVASTHSITSSTTPDRLRFPRGTASRNTFHGGQLRDRRTATYNGPPASPTLSHDAAPLSQTRSRGTSNLFSKLTSKLTRRNMSFRFTKRVSTDFERTGRFEGSSRHVPGDQKGETKAHKPRPLRFTWSMRTTSSMEACDIMREIRKVLDANNCDYEQQDNFLLLCVHGDGHAENLVQWEMEVCKLPRLSLNGVRFKRISGSSIAFKNIASKVSNELKL, encoded by the exons ATGTCAGCAAAAACGCCATTACCTACTGTAAACGAGAAGGAGACGGAAAGT CACACGTCTCAGAGCCGTCAGGAGGTCACCACGCGCCCTGCCCGCTCCGGTGTTCGCGCCCGCAACTCTGGTGCGGATGAGCAACCGTATGTGGGGAACTACCGTCTCCTGAAGACCATCGGGAAGGGGAACTTTGCCAAGGTCAAGCTTGCCCGACACATCCtcacagggagagag GTAGCAATAAAGATTATCGATAAGACACAACTGAATCCCAACAGCCTTCAAAAG CTGTTCAGAGAAGTGAGAATCATGAAGATCTTGAATCACCCAAATATAG ttaaGCTTTTCGAGGTGATTGAAACGGAGAGGACCCTGTATCTGGTGATGGAGTACGCAAGTGGAG GAGAGGTGTTCGACTACCTCGTAGCACACGGAAGAATGAAGGAAAAAGAGGCCAGGGCTAAATTTAGACAG atcGTATCCGCTGTGCAGTACTGCCACCAGAAGCACATTGTTCACAGAGACCTTAAG GCTGAGAACTTGCTCCTGGACGCCGACATGAACATCAAGATCGCCGACTTCGGCTTCAGCAACGAGTTCACGATGGGCAGCAAGCTGGACACCTTCTGCGGCTCTCCTCCCTATGCCGCCCCGGAGCTCTTCCAGGGGAAGAAGTACGACGGGCCTGAGGTGGACGTGTGGAGCCTGGGGGTCATCCTCTACACGCTGGTCAGCGGATCCCTGCCCTTCGACGGGCAGAACCTCAAG gagctgagagagagggtcCTGAGGGGGAAGTACCGCATCCCCTTCTACATGTCCACTGACTGCGAGAACCTCCTGAAGCGCTTCCTGGTCCTCAACCCAGCCAAGAGGGGGActctggag cAAATCATGAAGGATCGCTGGATTAACGCCGGCTCAGAGGAGGACGAACTGAAGCCTTTTATCGAACCAGTACTGGACATCACTGACCAGAAGAGAATAG ACGTGATGGTGGGGATGGGCTACACCCTGGAGGAGATCCAAGACTCTCTGGCCAAGATGAAGTATGATGAGATCACCGCCACCTACCTTCTGCTGGGCAGGAAGTCACCCGAG ATGGAGGTCTCTGACTCCACCTCCAACAGTAACTTGTCCCTGGCCAAGCCCCGGCCCACGAGCGAGCTCAACGGCCAATCGCCATCGCACCTGAAGGTCCAGAGGAGCTCTTCCTCATCCAATCAGAAGCAGAGGCGCTACAGCGAGCAGG ttgGTCCGAACGCGGGGGCGGCTCACCCCAAGAGGAGCCAGACGGCCGTGGCGGAGAGCAGCATCAAAGAGGAGGGAGGCGTGTCGCTCCGCAAGCCCAGCACCCCGGGGGGGCGTGGGatacccccctccagccccctgctggGCAACGCCAACAACCCCAACAAAGCGGACATCCCAGACCGCAAGAAGGGGGCCACCACGGGCCCCAAC aaCACTACTGCCTCGGCCGGCATGAGCAGGAGGAACACATACGTGTGCAGCGACAGGAACAACACAGACCGTCTGTCAGTCATTCCCAACGGGAAGGAGAACAG tgaAGCTGTGCCCCCTGCCCAGCCTAACCCGGTGGCTTCCACCCACAGCATCACCAGCTCCACCACGCCCGACAGACTACGTTTCCCACGAGGCACGGCGAGCCGCAACACCTTCCACGGGGGCCAGCTGAGGGACCGTCGCACGGCCACGTACAACGGGCCCCCGGCATCGCCCACGCTGTCCCACGACGCCGCGCCGCTGTCCCAGACGCGCAGCCGCGGCACCAGCAACCTGTTCTCCAAGCTCACCTCCAAACTGACCCGCAG AAACATGTCATTCAGGTTTACCAAAAG AGTCTCAACCGACTTTGAGAGAACCGGGAGATTTGAGGGCTCAAG TCGCCATGTACCTGGGGATCAGAAAGGGGAAACTAAAGCCCATAAACCCCGCCCCCTCAGATTCACTTGGAGTATGAGGACCACCAGCTCCATGGAGGCCTGCGATATCATGCGGGAGATTCGCAAGGTGCTCGACGCAAACAACTGCGATTACGAACAGCAGGACAACTTCCTGCTGCTGTGCGTCCATGGCGACGGCCACGCGGAGAATCTTGTCCAATGGGAGATGGAGGTGTGCAAGCTTCCACGACTGTCCCTCAACGGAGTGAGATTCAAGAGGATATCAGGATCATCCATCGCGTTTAAAAACATTGCTTCCAAAGTTTCAAACGAGTTAAAGCTATAA